The following proteins come from a genomic window of Ictalurus furcatus strain D&B chromosome 12, Billie_1.0, whole genome shotgun sequence:
- the txnipa gene encoding thioredoxin interacting protein a has protein sequence MVAMTKKPKVFQIVFSDPSKTFYCSGDKVAGKIVVEVSEITRVSAMRVLGIGCAKVDYSKGKQRCRQELDYLKYEDVVQLDGHPADNDGSVILRPGNIYEYTFGFELPQQGQLVSSYSGKFGSVQYYVRALMERASQPALECKKSFEVEEPLDVNTPDLLSPAGGMKEKKVTCMFIPDGQVSLNAKIDRRGFCEGEEIFIDAKFENTCSRIVVPKAAIVAKQTYQANGHTKVFRQKLSSVRGNHIISGMCDAWLGKTIRVPKIKPSILGCGIIRVEYALMIYMHIPGSEKLVLELPLVIGTVPYSGLSSRSNSMSSQESTSSASWVSLRMPSSCPPSYCDVTRDIRLDQPLTPLLDDYDGGDSPIFMNSPQFSFPPLPPYSEVEEEYNGNAHMLPVC, from the exons ATGGTAGCGATGACCAAAAAACCGAAGGTCTTCCAGATCGTGTTCAGCGATCCGTCGAAAACGTTTTACTGCAGCGGGGATAAAGTGGCCGGGAAGATCGTGGTCGAGGTGAGCGAGATCACACGGGTCTCGGCCATGAGAGTGCTCGGCATCGGCTGCGCTAAAGTGGATTACTCCAAGGGGAAGCAGAGATGTCGGCAAGAACTCGACTACCTAAAGTATGAAGATGTGGTCCAGCTGGACGGCCATCCTGCAG ataATGATGGCTCGGTCATCCTCAGGCCTGGAAACATATACGAATACACGTTTGGCTTTGAGCTTCCACAGCAAGG GCAGCTCGTGTCTTCGTACTCAGGAAAGTTCGGGAGCGTGCAGTACTACGTCAGAGCGTTGATGGAGAGAGCGTCTCAGCCCGCACTCGAGTGCAAGAAAAGCTTCGAGGTGGAAGAGCCGCTGGATGTGAACACGCCAGACTTGCTG TCTCCTGCAGGCGGCATGAAGGAGAAAAAGGTCACCTGCATGTTCATCCCCGACGGCCAGGTGTCCCTGAACGCCAAGATCGACAGACGCGGCTTCTGCGAAGGCGAAGAAATCTTCATCGATGCCAAGTTTGAGAACACATGCTCGCGCATCGTGGTGCCCAAAGCTGCCATCGTGGCCAAGCAGACATACCAGGCCAACGGGCACACCAAAGTGTTCAGGCAGAAGCTCTCCTCTGTTCGCGGGAATCACATCATCTCGGGGATGTGTGACGCCTGGCTTGGGAAGACCATCCGCGTGCCTAAGATCAAACCCTCCATTCTGGGTTGCGGGATCATCCGTGTGGAGTATGCTCTCATG ATCTACATGCACATTCCAGGCAGCGAGAAGCTGGTCCTGGAGCTGCCCTTGGTCATCGGCACGGTGCCCTACAGTGGGCTCAGCAGCCGCAGCAACAGCATGAGCAGTCAGGAGAGCACGTCGTCTGCCAGCTGGGTGTCCCTGCGCATGCCGTCCTCGTGTCCACCCAGCTACTGTGACGTGACGCGCGACATCCGCCTTGACCAGCCGCTCACGCCGCTGCTGGACGACTACGACGGAGGGGACAGTCCCATCTTCATGAACAGTCCACAGTTCAGCTTCCCTCCACTTCCACCCTACTCCGAG GTGGAGGAAGAGTACAACGGCAACGCCCACATGCTTCCAGTGTGTTGA